ctcggaaatCGAAGAGCACGAAGCATTTCTCAAGCACTTCACACGGTTCAGcataaaacactcgatcgaacagtccatcatgttcgatcgagtgaatcctaTGAGGAagaattcgatcgagtagaacaaaccactcgatcgaatagctgttatgaggaagacctcgatcgaacaccctgccatgttcgatcgagtgaattggatgaagaaactcctcgatcgagcaaagatcattctcgatcgagtgatatggccATGGAGAGCAATGATATGTCACTTTGGTCCGCTTTGGATGACGATATGGACGaagacaatggttacggtgaatctccccttttcaaagccgagttagatgcgctCGAGGCTGCGATTACGGGGTAGAACCCACAGAGGAGGGTAACGAGAAGATAGCTGAGTCAGTGATTGCCCCTAGTACGGAAGAGATAATATAttattttgtcaatgattccatcattgagagcaaccaaaccgaggtagttagcgataatttcattattgttggtACTGATAGTACGCTATCTCATATGATTCCTATTTTTTCTTCCGATGCTCGACCCCCTCCCGTATGGACGAATAAGATACTAATTTTTCACCATTTTTGTCGTCAGAAATTCGTTAAACTGAAACGGTGCCTTAGATTATtcttaattgctcctgagctcctatattttgtggacaaatttaggagctttcataggaaattcgttaggcttaaacggttttacattttaatttcctatattATTGtcatattatggtgctacttatgctcttgtgtagcacatgtgcAGATTTATGATCTAATGCTAAGAGCTTTGAACTGCTTTGATTCTGACTAACTGGAGCGATTGGTTGAAGAAAagatggtcgagctgggacctgtctgaaactagcgctgtccgggaggcaacccggagttttaacTTTTAGTTGCTTTTCAAACATTTTtagttgtgtgtgtaataattggtttttaaaccatagactgAAGCAGTTAGCTCGTTTTTTTTAGTTTCGCGGGCTGTTTATTGTATCTTTGCAGGAATCTATTatggatggctcgatcgagtactttatatactcgatcgaacccttttgctgataatttcactcgatcgaacacatatacttctcgatcgagtgcctgccaaagaggatctttcgatcgagagccctacttcctcgatcgaactgttttggacgcccaagtcactcgatcgattatTCTGtcacctcgatcgagtgcttttgactTGATTCGCTTCCTACGACGCTGTTTTGCAgctattagcgacctcccacgttgctggatggtttggggaggtccctattcgcatattcttgtgagttttccgcttctatactctctcctttttagtttgcatttcccttccctatttttgagtacaatgaggacattgtacggtttggtttggggaggttatgcatccatatatgtgtctgcatttatgtttgttattgcatttctgttatcacgtttaatttctttatgcattgttgtttatttttataaaattcaaaaatctcataaaaattataaaaatataaaaatctcataaaaattataaaatctatgaaaattcaaaaattttcacgtttattttagcatataggttgagtcggaatgacggatttcaatgatgaaattgcactataatttgtccttttgcttaagccttgtgATTAATTAATATCTTTTAGTTTTGTCTTCTTCATacctacgagttaatgttgaaatacggctgaacgaatagacttgacctgaaattttggcaaactacttataaattctaaggaattagagccttataaactggtgtcattcatgaccagttcatgtaggattgtgagtagttactccttgcataacatgtatcattaatttgcacgtatatgaaattcaattgcttattgcctgcatacattcgggttagtggttggtgtcacatgcagggaggtgcttacattcccctttttcttccatttttacccataaactccacattagccaaatttgcctgttgaccctcaactacatccaaatttagcctgccttgtcaagctagtttagattgttttgtggtATTTTGTTTATTGTggcaagtttggtttgtattgtattatctggagttggtaatttatgaaggagaaggaggatgaaatgaaaaaaaaaaaaaacagaaaaagaaaaaaaagaaacaacTAGAAAccgagaaaaaagaagaaaaaaataaaaagatgtttgattgttgacggtttcactcctatgctttatttatatctattgaggagtatgtttggtttggtttggtgagtttgaatgccaattcaagggcacttgtgcttaattTTAATGGATTAGAGATGGATATGTTCCATTTGGTTCTGttcaggtactagcttggccgcctatacctccacattcccaaaaatgttttgccttttcttacccattacctcactttaccatatttttgtaagccctcagctgtgacggaccttgtttggtgggaatgtatgtacggtagttagaattgtctatcatattagttgcgtgcatgtttatgtgggtcgtagtttaggtgagcgactatttttcttcttctcttacaattcatatgcttaccctttgtttcatgagagaagagtgacccatgagagtccatcattaaaggtcttgcaaggtcgacgattCAGCTTTATCATAAACATcttttaactcgtttgcatttgactgtttcgcTTTAAGTAttagttgcttgcattaaattggtttaagtgggcattcatagctagctctgagctttcttttccgttccataagtttgcatttagtttactcgaggacgagtaaaggttcagtttggggagatttgatacgtgcattttatatagtctttataagccttttatgcacgtatttctatgctatcctcgtagtttaatgctacgaaatgccccgaatattctactttggtttgttttgctttatttgcaggaatggacctgaaagtaggagaatcaagccttttatcgtccgttttccttgcatttagaggatgagtggatttggagcggaaacgcTGCTGTCCTGGGACGTgtaaagtcatttcggaagctaaataaacAAGTCAATGCTGAAATCAACGAAATAAGTagctggctgagtcaaagtcactcgatcgaaggattttatgatcgatcgagtagttttggatagCTGAAGacgtcgatcgagtgaaatccatGTTCGATCGAAATGCGCATAaatggagttcctcgatcgagtaggttttctactcgatcgagatgttttgccaggaatctgttcgatcgagtgattctaaattgctcgatcgagtaattctctaTTGGGCTTGGGCCTTTTAAGTTTTATTTCGTTTCTaggtcaaataaattgtatttcctataaataggaagacgacagACTACTACAGAGGACACTTGATACATTAatcttttccctttctctctgtTGAACACTGCCTTTCTTCCGGATCTTATTTAGTAATTATTTCTctattctctctttattttgtaatgttatttacttcttcatcttctgcttttattttatttattatgtctagctaatttccctgctaggatttaggggagttaGTGAactgatgttaattgctaattaggtttatagatcgttcgttgttgttaagtctatgttgttaatcactgccttaaactgtatctagctatttgaatcgatgcacttagcttatttaattttggtaaaccttaacctagaccggaaggttggaaggggtgagacccgtagtgaacaataggatgctttagtgagggcgaaagctaagctaatagtatcttagggcgaattgagaccggaaggagatattcgttgccccttagaccgacacattgactgatttgtgaccttagctgcaattaactgacattcattgatgaaccgacaatcctagtttttcTTTCGCTCTTATTAATTCCACTTAACCTTTTCTCTTgtcttaatctcattagtttagttaaatcaattaaaacccctatcctgtgaccatagacagaccgaattgatgagtagatagtgaccgcctccctgtggagatcgaccctacttaccgctgacttctgttagtagtagctaggtatttatttttggtacctgacgacggtatcacctACTTTACTACATTTATTTATTAGCCAAGTCTAGGGTATTTTTGTTAGGTGTACGAGAGCCGATCAATGGTTTGCAAAATTCCGACTAAGGAATACTGTTCTTACACTAGCGAATATTCTACTAACAACTATTACCGATCACGCTCTAGCTATAACACTAGTGAAAGCAAAACATATATGTGGTATTAAAATGCCAAAGGACGAGGCTAAGGCCCTTCACACACCAGCATGTAACagttgatgagtcataattatgtgtatatttatgcctccccttgaTTAGTTTTGATAcgattttcgtgctagtttatattaattacatgccttttatgtaagaatgtcgatacttccgctatttgatgtttaatgcaggaatgatgcatttgaggagaaaaggaatgaaatgggcatcgcggagtgggcatgaaggaatacacgaagtatgATACGgtaatccataagaatgaaggaagagaagttaagaagacaacacgaagaaaagagttGAAATAGAGTAGTGCCTTGATCAACTGtgaccaggctcgatcgaggataaagtgcactcgatcgagtgacaacgggctcgatcgaggaacctttgtTTCCAGTGTTTTCCGCAAATTTCATTAAGTCGGTtatattttactataaatacttaaatcgtaccctagtttattctacgtcttattttacctagtttcgtatagctactctaaaaactctcttagaataaTTTTAGATTAGTTTACATTAGTTTAGCATCGGATCTGTTGTTCTtcattacggtattgttctaatctttcctcaattatttattcaattgcttgttcatcttttatgcttttaattatgttgatctttaatcttgttgttgttattccctttatcatgagtagctaaatctattatCTAGGGTAAAGGGGATCTAGGTGGTTAGAAGATGATtaacttatgaattgattgttaaattgctttggATTATTTTGCAATTATTGTcttacttctaattagttaattactgatcagaattgattaattagtcttgcataaactaggattttgaccgaccgggttaagactagtataggccacgataattgaattacaccaacttaatgatagcgattgcatgttaagtttagatctaaaaagacatattagaatcgactgatcatatgactttcaacaatataaattgctcaatcaatgaattaaaccttACCATTGGATGACTATCTAGTGAATCCGATCCCTAGACtctcttaatattattgttattcatcttttctTCACTTGatattagttgttagaaatcaaaccaatcaaaacccccataaaactgttacctttaagacaaacTTAAAAAATAGCAAACTAGAACAACTAACTCGCCTCCCTGcggattcgaccctttcttgccactagctaccagttagtagtaatttaggatttattttgataggccaacgactTAAAATAACCTTATCAACAATCATTCTCAAAATATGTCATACATATCATTATTTTCATTCAACTTCGACATGTTATCACATACCATATGAACAATTTTATCATACAAGAAGCCTATCAACTGGCTAcaacacacatgcaaattatAGCTTTAAAACTCATCATATTCAAACACAGAACGATCATACAAAAAAATGCATTTCGCATGAACCAATCCTCCACTCGTATCAGATATACCTCACTCAAGTATACATTTCCATTCCATCatttcaactatcatatattatCATACGCCAATGAAGGGTTATATCAAGCAAGAATTCTATCAACTCGTATCAACACATACAAGAACACGTCACGCGAGGACTTGCCAATTTAACATCGCATACATGAGATCACACAACTTATCACATAGCGTTTTCCCCTACTCATAActacccacgtagtgaccaaccgagacaatatGATCTAGTTTTGAGATGAGGgatcctactcacccaaaaccgaccttctattgtactcatgtcgggttcattttctTAGACACACCTACGttcatttttttttggtgaaatgtgagtaagTATTATATCAAAAAGACAAAGTTAATTACAAGGAGAGAAGCCAAAAGGCGTTTCAAGAGAGAAATAAAAAGCAAGTATTACACTCCTATATTTCTCATCCAATCTAAACCATGTTGATCACTAATCTGGCCAGCGTTGAATTTAATTCTCCTCATGACTGCATCCTTGGTTTGCTGAGCTACCAGTTCCGGCCTTAAAATCATTTCATTAACTCGATCATTGTTTCTCTGCATCCAAATATTATAGTAAACTGCATTTTGGATAGCAGTTAGGACTTTCCACTGCACTAGCTTCCTATTTCCATTGATCAAACCATTGACAGTAGGGAGCACCCTGCCAGTCCATCTTTCTATTTCAGTTCTGACCCTACAACTATACTCACAGGATAGGAACATGTGATCAGCTCTTTTAGTTTCTCTGTTGCATAGACAGCAAAGGTCATCAACACAACAACCCCATTTAAACAGTTTTTCTTTGACATTCAATCCTCCATTCATAATAAGCCAAGTAATTATGGAGTGCTTGGGTATGTTCCAATTATTCCAAACAATGCTAGCCTAATTCTTAGCTGGTTGTGATGTTCTGAGCCAATCATAGCCACTTATGATAGTGTATCCCTTTGCATTATCAACCCAGACCGCATTGTCATAGCCATTCTTTATTAACTCCTTCACTTTGCAGACATTTTTCCACGACCAGTTAGCATCGGCAGGGGGAATATACTCCTGCCAGTCATGATTCTTAATGTATATCTGGTTAATCCACCTTATCCATAGTCTGTCTGCTTTACAATATACCCAATCAACCAGCTTGCCCACAGTAGCAATGTTCCACAATTCTGCCTTTTTAACACCCAATCCACCTTCTTCTTTTGGATTAGTAACTGTATCCCATGCTACCATAGGTACTCTGTGGTATTCTGAACTACCATCCCATAAAAAATTCCTGCAAATGGCCTCTATCCTCTTAATGACACTCTTTGGTAGAATAAACATAGTTGCGCAATAATTATACAATGTATTGAGAAAAGAATTAATAAGGGTAATTCTTCCTTCATAAGACAGCTTTTTAGCTCCAAGCCCCCTGATCCTTGCCACCATTTTTTCAGTAAGG
The Silene latifolia isolate original U9 population chromosome 11, ASM4854445v1, whole genome shotgun sequence genome window above contains:
- the LOC141613797 gene encoding uncharacterized protein LOC141613797; translation: MNGGLNVKEKLFKWGCCVDDLCCLCNRETKRADHMFLSCEYSCRVRTEIERWTGRVLPTVNGLINGNRKLVQWKVLTAIQNAVYYNIWMQRNNDRVNEMILRPELVAQQTKDAVMRRIKFNAGQISDQHGLDWMRNIGV